In Desulforegulaceae bacterium, the genomic stretch TTTTTGTGATGGCCGCAGTCTTTTTGTCAGGGTGCGGCCTTTTTCACAAAGAAACTGAAAAAACAGCAACAGAACTGATAACAGAAGCAAGAACAGAATTTGAAGACAAAGACTATCTTGATGCCATAAAACTCTTTGAACAGCTTAGAAACTGGTATCCTTTTAGTGAGCATGTCAAAGAAGCCCAGATTAAAATTGGTGATGCCTACTTTGAACTAAAAAAATATGATGAGGCAATCAGGGCATACAAGCTTTTTGAAAGACTTTACCCTTTGCATCCTGAAGCAGAAAAAGCATCCTTCAGGATAGCAGAATCTTATTACAAGCAAATTCTTTCAATAGACAGAGATCAGACATATACAGAAGAAGCTCTTAATCATTTTATTAAATTCATCCAGAGCTACCCTGACTCTCAACTTGTAAAAAAAGCCAAAAAACATTCAAAAGATTGTATTGAACGGCTTGCAAAGTCTGAACTTTATGTGGCAGATTTTTATCTAAAACAAAAGTCCTTTGATTCTGCTATAGCAAGATATGAAAATATAATAAAATTTTATCCAGATTCTCATTCAGCTGTAAAAGCAGTCAAAAAGATTGAATCTGCGAAAATATTACAAAAAAAAGCCATGGACAAAGAAAAATAGTTTACTAAACCTTAACAATTTTTTTGCTTAATTATGTCCATTTTTTTCTTGCAAATTCCTTTTGGGACAAAGGCGGAGAATATGGCAAAGCATGGTGTATCCTCCTGATATAAAATGCTTAATTAAGGCTTGGAATAAAAACTTTGATCTTTACATCTTGAACTTTATGGTATAATAATTTTTTTCTGTGAAATTAATCGCCTTGGAACCAAGGGTAACAATAGTTTATAAGGAGAAATACAAATGTCAAAACAATGCACAATCTGCGGCAAAAAGCCAATGACAGGAAATACTATAAGCCACGCTCACAATGTTAACAAAAGACGGTTTAACCCAAATATCCAGAAAGTTAGGGCAAAAATCAAAGGAAGCGTAAAAACAATTCAGGCATGTACAAATTGTATAAAATCAGGAAAAGTTGAAAAAGCACCCAAATAAAAAAACAACTCTTATATGCCAATTTAACCCCGGTGTGTTTTCAAACAGATCCGCATCGGGATTAAGATTTTTTTAACTTTTAATTCTTTTCACTTCATAAACATCTTTAACAGACTTGATTTTTTTCAATATTTTTTCAAGAATTTCTCTATTAGGAACATTTATAGTCATATCAAACCTAACACCGTTTCCATTTTCCTGTCTTTTCAATGAAAGCTCAGCAATATTGGCGTTACTTTCACTTACGGAGCCTGTTATTTCAGCAGCA encodes the following:
- a CDS encoding outer membrane protein assembly factor BamD; translation: MKRIFLFVMAAVFLSGCGLFHKETEKTATELITEARTEFEDKDYLDAIKLFEQLRNWYPFSEHVKEAQIKIGDAYFELKKYDEAIRAYKLFERLYPLHPEAEKASFRIAESYYKQILSIDRDQTYTEEALNHFIKFIQSYPDSQLVKKAKKHSKDCIERLAKSELYVADFYLKQKSFDSAIARYENIIKFYPDSHSAVKAVKKIESAKILQKKAMDKEK
- the rpmB gene encoding 50S ribosomal protein L28 codes for the protein MSKQCTICGKKPMTGNTISHAHNVNKRRFNPNIQKVRAKIKGSVKTIQACTNCIKSGKVEKAPK